A section of the Capra hircus breed San Clemente chromosome 23, ASM170441v1, whole genome shotgun sequence genome encodes:
- the LOC102181115 gene encoding olfactory receptor 2B2-like, giving the protein MNRINESVPQEFILLGFSDRPWLELPLFVVFLISYILTILGNLAIIVVSRLDSKLHTPMYFFLTNLSLLDLCYTTSIVPQMLVNICSIRKVISYGGCVAQLFISLALGSTECLLLAVMSFDRFVAICWPLRYSIIMHQRLCLQLAAISWVSGFSNSVLQSTLTLQMPLCGHKEVDHFFCEVPALLKLSCVDTTANEAELFFISVLFLLIPVTLILISYACIVQAVLRIQSVEGRRKAFGTCGSHLIVVSLFYGTAIYMYLQPPSPASKDRGKMVSLFYGIITPMLNPLIYTLRNKDVKGAFKRLIARIFLIKK; this is encoded by the coding sequence ATGAATAGGATCAATGAGAGTGTCCCCCAAGAGTTCATCCTCTTAGGTTTCTCAGATCGACCATGGCTGGAGCTTCCACTCTTTGTGGTGTTCCTGATTTCCTATATCTTGACCATCCTGGGCAATCTAGCAATAATTGTTGTGTCCCGTCTGGATTCCAAGCTCCATACccccatgtatttttttcttaccaATCTCTCACTCTTGGACCTTTGCTACACCACAAGTATAGTTCCACAAATGCTGGTAAACATATGCAGCATCAGGAAGGTGATTAGTTATGGCGGCTGTGTGGCACAACTTTTCATTTCCCTGGCTTTGGGTTCCACTGAATGTCTCCTCCTGGCTGTCATGTCCTTTGATAGGTTTGTAGCTATTTGTTGGCCTCTCCGCTACTCCATCATCATGCACCAAAGGCTCTGCCTCCAGCTGGCAGCTATATCCTGGGTTAGTGGCTTCAGCAACTCAGTATTACAGTCCACCTTAACCCTGCAGATGCCACTCTGTGGCCACAAAGAAGTGGATCACTTTTTCTGTGAAGTCCCTGCTCTGCTCAAGTTGTCATGTGTAGACACAACAGCAAATGAAGCTGAACTATTCTTTATCAGTGTGCTATTCCTTCTAATACCTGTGACACTCATTCTGATATCATATGCTTGTATTGTCCAAGCAGTGTTGAGAATACAATCAGTGGAAGGTCGGCGAAAGGCATTTGGAACATGTGGCTCCCATTTGATAGTGGTGTCACTTTTTTATGGCACTGCTATCTATATGTATTTGCAACCACCATCCCCTGCCTCCAAGGACCGGGGAAAGATGGTATCCCTTTTCTATGGAATCATTACACCCATGTTGAACCCCCTTATATACACACTTAGGAACAAAGATGTAAAGGGAGCATTTAAGAGGCTGATTGCGAGGATTTTCTTAATCAAGAAATAG